In Arachis hypogaea cultivar Tifrunner chromosome 7, arahy.Tifrunner.gnm2.J5K5, whole genome shotgun sequence, the genomic window TAAAATCAGTCTTTTGTGAATTTAATCTacagtaaaaaaaaataacaactaaaTCTTGATGTCTCAAAATATTCAGATTTTAGGCAATTACATAATTAATCATATTACGTGTACActgaaaattatttatcaaatcaaCTGCTTATATTAAATACATggtaaaatacaaaatacacattaaaaataaataaataatatgtatatttatatccaaatatataataacttctTTATTGACTCATGACATATGAAATATATGTATGGAAAACAATGTACATCACGAATATAACCTTCATTGTACATAAAAATTTATGGTGTAAGTACATATGTATCAATGTTTaatttttccccttttctttttctattgagAGTTGCACTGTTGACTATCCTAACAAATGAATGAAAATTGTACAAGCAGATAACAATTCAGATTTCTAAACCGAGCTATTTACATGCATCAACAAACACTATCTCTAGTGAATGAATTTGAAGAGAAGCTTGTTCGAATCGGAAAACGACACGTCGCTGCAAACCGTGATTCTTGAATCTGACAATATTATCTCTGCTTCTTGTAAGGTGAAGCCATGAATGATGGGTAAAGGGAACCCTTTGCTGAGATGTAAATTTGCATATGGCAAGAACACAGTTTCAATGAGAGTCCACACAACTGGCTGCATTGGGAAAAAAAAGGATAACATAAACTTGAATCAATAAAAATGAGATTTTGAATTGTTATGCACTTGTAGAAAACAGAATACAAAAGCACCTGAACAAGGTACATCCTCAGATTGCCAATGGTGCTCCATTTCAATGACATTGAAAAGTCATCCAATTTCACGGCACCTATGAGGTTGTTTCCGTTGACTTTTACCAAGCCTGAGGCTCTAATCACCTGTGCAAACGCGATGAGATGGAGCAATAAAGGATCAAAATTACAACCACAAACAAGAAAGGACAATTCATAGCAAGGTGCTAAGCTGTATATACATTACAAGTTAGATTCCGAATTATCTATATTCTGATGACATTGTGTGTTATGTGATGCAAAGCCCAATATTTATCCTATAATAATTAGTGGCACAATAAGTACAAGCCTGACCTAGTGGCTAATGAGACTATTGAACATTATAATGACCTGTTTGGTTTTCGGCTGTATTTCTTGTTTTCACATTCTTTTTTCACAAAAACTTGAAAgcagaaaacacaaaaaataaaaataggaaataaaACAAAACCAAACAGGTCCTAAAAGGTGAGAACTCCTTGACCTCTAGCTATAGACTACACTTCATCTATTCTACTCTCCTAATTGGAACTCTCTATATATGATCTGAAACCATATATGGTGAGATTCTACTACCAACTTCTGCAATTAGGTGCAACGCCCAATTTCTCTGTAGTACTAATTCCCAAACCCATAACAACAGATAGACCCAATAAATATAGCAAATTGAACATTGAAGATTATACCAATGAGATGCATGCCACTGGTATTACTTCATGTTCTTCCAAAACATCAATTGTTAGGTCTGCAAACACGTTGGCACCTGCTTTCTGCTTTGATATCTCCACAACCGGAGGAGAAGATAAAGATATATTCAAGTTCATGTCATGATTTGGGTATTTCCTGTATAGTTGGGGAACAATAAATCTCCATCCTGCAGTGTTCAATAGAGATTGATCTGGTATCTTGTCCACTATCCAGTGCATAAATTTTGCCTGAACCCGAAAACAATTTCTCAATTGACATTAACCCAAATGCAAAAGTAGTATTTAATAAATCTATGATTAAAGACGAGCTAAAACATCCATACTTACATCATAATACAATCCTGATGCGGAGTTAAAGACAGCCTCATCCATGTTTATGCCTAGCATTTTTGAAGAATATGCACAGGAAACTGGGAATTCTGATTTCTTATGGCATAACTTAGGAATATGGACAGAATTATTTCTTTCTATGAATAACCCATTAGTTTCAAATCCGATGGATGAATTGCTTAATAAGACATTATTAACAAAAGTTacattcaaagatgcatgatCATCAACTGGAACCTCCTTTGGAAGACTTCCCAAATACAAGTCCAGTTGTGAAATCCCTTCTTTAAGTTTCTTCGTAATTGCATTTTCTACTGCTGACCCGATTTCCTCTTCAAAAGCATCAACTATCCTGTTAGTAAAACGGGAAAATTACAATCATAAGGTATGCATAGACAAGACCAACTACACTGAAAAAAGGAAGAAGCTTTATTGGCTTCTAACACAAGTTCTATAAAGCAAAGAAACACAACACCCAGCAACAAGGAAGGAGGAAATATG contains:
- the LOC112702284 gene encoding putative BPI/LBP family protein At1g04970, with product MAPFVILLLLFSSLIHGHAQIEPKNEAFISLLVTQNGLDFVKGLLVKKAISSIISLRLRDIEKGANFPVVGNVYMSLSNITIYEIDVASSIVKPGEAGVSIVASGVTCNLSMNWYYSYSTWLVPVRISDRGRAEVQVEGMQVGLTLGLENQEGSLKLKLEDCGSYVKDISIKLDGGASWLYQGIVDAFEEEIGSAVENAITKKLKEGISQLDLYLGSLPKEVPVDDHASLNVTFVNNVLLSNSSIGFETNGLFIERNNSVHIPKLCHKKSEFPVSCAYSSKMLGINMDEAVFNSASGLYYDAKFMHWIVDKIPDQSLLNTAGWRFIVPQLYRKYPNHDMNLNISLSSPPVVEISKQKAGANVFADLTIDVLEEHEVIPVACISLVIRASGLVKVNGNNLIGAVKLDDFSMSLKWSTIGNLRMYLVQPVVWTLIETVFLPYANLHLSKGFPLPIIHGFTLQEAEIILSDSRITVCSDVSFSDSNKLLFKFIH